From one Botrytis cinerea B05.10 chromosome 7, complete sequence genomic stretch:
- the Bcmih1 gene encoding Bcmih1 produces MESSPIAAMQPSSFMPAWARNDMYASHPHAHMSNVTANSFGPGAFDFRDLSMKHSAKADYFLVKPVRGSSPTASLAADLSQNFHIDMSPQLPTPRRSLFTSNLFGTLDGRDCATTPPLPSSSPGPLNERMDISPLPHKQPYFSAQIEMASPTPAGTPVEDTAMGSSPIRSNSLDASKPFGAERRKNGLLRPSLSRTKGFSTNALPRQNADSQLPPFRFGAGSSKLSTSTSMSLGECFMESPPRERPERPSAGMMGPPPRLSRPFSSVSSRVVNGSPIGSHSRRTSNPLVRPRKQFRRSLSMFESPQDIVKEKGAAPSNLETVMDIDEIHQPILPHFFQEGQPDSIPRIAKETLLEILDGKYDDEYDQRMIVDCRFEYEFEGGHIDGAVNYNDKELLTSQLFEENIPGKTLLIFHCEYSAHRAPIMARHVRQQDRTTNVEQYPKLSYPEVYILDGGYSAFFTEHQGRCFPQNYVEMDAKEHAYTCEREMGRLRQNRTKLSRAHTYAIGQHGQIDDSPTAPSRSKSSGSMLTTEMTSSPMMSSPIFYDRGTPRRQVSY; encoded by the exons ATGGAGTCTTCACCCATAGCTGCAATGCAGCCTTCATCATTCATGCCAGCTTGGGCCAGAAATGATATGTATGCCTCGCACCCGCACGCACACATGTCAAACGTCACTGCAAATTCTTTCGGTCCCGGTGCTTTCGACTTTCGGGATTTGAGCATGAAGCATTCTGCCAAAGCAGATTACTTCTTGGTTAAACCTGTTCGTGGTTCTTCACCTACAGCAAGCTTGGCGGCAGATCTATCTCAAAACTTTCACATTGACATGAG CCCCCAATTGCCAACTCCTCGTCGATCTCTCTTCACATCGAATCTGTTTGGGACATTGGATGGTAGGG ATTGTGCTACTACTCCTCCTTTACCTTCCTCTTCACCAGGTCCATTGAACGAAAGAATGGATATATCCCCTCTTCCACATAAGCAACCATATTTCTCTGCGCAAATTGAGATGGCTTCACCTACACCAGCAGGTACACCAGTGGAAGATACAGCTATGGGTTCATCTCCAATTCGTTCCAATTCATTGGACGCCTCAAAACCTTTTGGTGCTGA GAGACGCAAAAATGGATTATTACGACCATCCCTCTCACGTACCAAGGGTTTCTCGACGAATGCCCTCCCTCGACAAAACGCCGATAGTCAATTGCCTCCCTTCCGCTTCGGTGCTGGAAGCAGCAAGTTGTCTACCTCCACATCAATGTCTTTGGGCGAATGTTTCATGGAATCACCACCAAGAGAGCGTCCTGAACGTCCTTCGGCTGGAATGATGGGACCACCACCTCGATTGAGCAGACCATTCTCAAGTGTGTCGAGCAGAGTTGTCAATGGATCACCAATTGGTAGCCATTCCCGCAGAACATCCAATCCGTTAGTTCGGCCTAGGAAACAATTTCGACGATCCCTCAGCATGTTTGAAAGCCCACAAGATATTGTCAAAGAAAAGGGAGCTGCGCCGAGCAACTTGGAAACCGTCatggatattgatgaaatACACCAACCAATCTTACCACACTTTTTCCAAGAAGGTCAACCTGATAGCATTCCTAGAATTGCCAAGGAGACTTTATTGGAAATTCTTGATGGgaaatatgatgatgaatatgacCAACGAATGATTGTTGACTGCAGATTCGAGTATGAATTCGAGGGTGGACATATCGATGGTGCTGTCAACTATAatgacaaagaattattgaCCAGtcaattgtttgaagaaaatattcCAGGCAAAACCCTCCTAATCTTTCATTGCGAATACTCTGCACACCGAGCACCTATAATGGCTCGTCATGTACGACAGCAAGATCGTACTACTAACGTCGAGCAATACCCAAAGCTTTCCTACCCTGAAGTGTATATCCTGGATGGTGGTTACAGTGCTTTCTTTACAGAACATCAAGGCCGTTGCTTTCCCCAGAATTACGTTGAAATGGATGCTAAGGAACATGCTTACACATGTGAGCGAGAAATGGGAAGACTTCGACAAAATAGAACCAAGCTCAGCAGAGCACACACTTATGCCATTGGCCAACACGGACAAATTGATGATAGCCCTACTGCACCCAGTCGATCAAAATCGAGTGGCAGTATGTTAACGACAGAAATGACGAGTTCCCCTATGATGAGCTCTCCTATATTTTACGACCGAGGTACCCCACGAAGACAAGTCTCATACTAA